The Labeo rohita strain BAU-BD-2019 unplaced genomic scaffold, IGBB_LRoh.1.0 scaffold_49, whole genome shotgun sequence nucleotide sequence TTTATTTGGgtttaatgtttaaactaacattgtgaTATGCTTGAGCTGTTTTATACctatagatttaattttaggcaagtcgtgatgatctGAGAGGCTAAACTGATCAAACATTACTGGCTGATCGACTCACTGCCTGCCGCTGGAGGCTtggtcgttactttaaaaaaaaaaaaaaaaaacttgcatttaacaaataaaaaaatgctccaaacgtttttctaaattaacttaataaaataacGAAACGAAATACAATCACTTTGCTATTTCatatactactgtttcagctattaaaatatctaattattataagttgttttgggagaaggggaaaaaaaatacagactcGGGCCAAGAATTCTGATGAGCTGTCGGACAAAGGCCAGGCCTAGATTTTAGGCCTGTGCAGGGCTCTAATTAAAGAGTAATATTGGAGATTTTACCAGAAAAGATTtagagaaaatattaaataagtttaatgttattatagatTACAAAAggatttataattaaatacagcCGAAAGGACATCTATCCCCATCCCCCCTCCAAGCTAGAGACCCCGCAGTGAATTTTGGCCAATTTCATCACTggtcattactattattatattaagtggaataacaatttttgaaatttgttaAGATTGAACAACTCTTGtgtacaagttgttggttttgATGTTTGTTGCTTTGCGCCATTAAAACTGGTTTTAACttgcatttgtctttttttctttagaatttaTGTCACTAAAAAAGGAGATTCAAGAATTTGATGAAAAGGAAGATAAAGATCATGATTTTATAACTGGAGAAATGCCATTTAGGTGCTCACAGACTGAAAAGACAGAAATAAGAGCTCATAAGACTGCAAAAAGAGGTTAtttcacctgccaacagtgtggaaagtgtTTCAAAAGATCTGGAAACCTTAATtcccacatgagaattcacactggagaaaagccttaCACATTCCTTCAATGTGGATTAAGTTTCACTCTTAAAGAAACTTTAAGAATGCACATGAAAGTTCACACCGGAGAAAAGCCTTTCACCTGCAAACTGTGTGGAAAGAGCTTCAATCGAAAATCAAGCCTTAGAAACCACTTGAAAATTCACAGTGAAGAGAAGCCATACACATGCTCTCAATGTGGAAAACGTTTTACACATAAACAACATCTTGAtgtccacatgagaattcacactggagagagtcCCTttacctgccaacagtgtggaaaaagtttcacTCAAAAAGGAACCCTTAACAGGCACATGGGAATTCACACTGGGAAGAAGCCTTTTTCCTGCCAACTGTGTAGAAGAAGCTTCACTCGTAAAATAGTTCTTGAAAGGCACGTTAGAATTCATACTGGAGAAAAGCCTTACACCTGCGGTCAGTGTGGGAAAAGTTTCTGTCAACATGGAAACCTCATAGTCCACATGAGAATACACAATGGAGAAAATCCCTTCATCTGCCATCAATGTGGAAGAAGTTTCAATCATAAAGGAAGCCATAACAGGCACATGAGaactcacactggagagagGCCTTAAACCTGCCCCCATTGTGGAAAAAGTTTTGACCGACATGAAAACCTTAAAGTCCATATGAAAATTCACCGTCCAGTTTAAAGGCTTTTTTTCCTGGATGTATTGTAATAACACTAACTGCACCGTGGTTTAGCATaaatccctgctgaaaaaaaccccagcttgaaccagcctaggctggttgacTGGTAGCTGTTTTAAGCTGGAAGTtgcagctaagaccagcctgaagttggccaaaacccctctaaaaccagcctgctgactaGCTAAGCCCAGCCTGGATGAGCAGTGAAAACCAGCCAGccagcttaagctggttttagctagttTTTTCCGCAGGGATATGAAATGTAAATAgaactttattatattaatgtagtCATGTATTACTGCATTAAAGAGGTTCTTTCACCACTTGTTAACACTCCAATCCATCTCAGATCCCTCAGAAGTGAATTGAACCGAGACCAACTCAGGAGGTGATCTTTCATTTGAAGGTACGGTTCGCTAAAAACGTGCATTGTAAACATTGGTCATCAAATGTCTCCATAGAAATCAGCTGTTCAAAATGGCTGCTGCTTCTGGCAGATTTGAACAAATTATTCACTCACAACGTACTCTCAAAACTGTAAGAGAGACGCAGATGTGTGCCTTTCAGTTTCAACTTTTtagagatttatttttggtgtttttgcctttatttgataggacagtagttaaaggagaagtccactttcaaaacaaagattcacatataatgttctcacccccttgtcatccaagatgttcatgtctttctgtcttcagtcgtaaagaaattatgttttttgaggcaaacatttcagcatttttcaccatataatggactgatatggtgccctgattttgaacttccaaaatgcagtttaaatgcgacttcaaacgatcccacatgcggttgtaaacaatcccagtcaacgaagaagggtcttatctagtgaaacgatataatacaatttatatactctttaatgtcaaacactcgtctttttttttttttttttttttatgaaaataaccgatcatttcgctagataagaccctttttcctcagctgggatcgtttgaagccgcatttaaactgcattttggaagttcaaactcagggcaccatatcagtccataaaaacatttttttatgactgaagaaagagagacatgaacattgAGCATAAACTAAATCAGTAGTTCCCAAACTTTCTCTGCCGGGCCCcccttttgcagaataaaaaaaaagattaagcCCCACCCCCGAatttacacatacacataaacacaacttcagaaggatttatttgaaacttAATAATTAAGATTCAGTGTGTCAtaacttactgaaaaaaattaaataaataaggagCTAGTCACTTACAGagtagaaacattaaaagtaaagcatgcagctttactatgtactattttttttgtactatgtaacagcattcattgttttttaaacagattttctcatattttcttctctttgttgtAGTTGCAATCTTTGAAGTAGATTCACCTACTTTACGTTTACCTGGCACTTGTTGTCTTTTGAAAAACTTGTCTGTGCTTAGAGCAGAACTACTATgcatcattcattcataattttactttGCTAATGGCAGTTCTCATTTCTGATATCAGCTGCACCATCTAGTGGTCTGTTATTTTACGACAAAAACCGCTACAACTGATTACAGACAGCTGTAGCGGGTACTGCAAGTCttgaggtaataaaatatgatgaaattcatattttgtgttgaattatttacatatgtggcaagtagccatataataagcaagataatttcacagtggggtcttgtatcaccctgaaaacgtttatttttacataaaaatctagggatgtaacgaaatgaaaattcttggctgaaactgaaactgctttgtaatatttattattttattaattaatatagtcattttgtaagaccttttaatttaactcaataatattaatgatactgaataaaaaaaatcacaagccaataaaataaccacgtTTATTGAAAGTAGCAATAAAATTGGATAGAAAATACATGGATATTAAatctcaatatattatttttattcacttcAGTGAAACAGAATCAGATCTAACTTTTTtgactaattatcaaaatattgtatagtcctacaaagctattattatcagaGCATGTGAGCAGAGCATACTGTCACGAGAGGGTCGCGTCATTTTACCAGCGTTGTCCAGTACAGCAGTACTACAGCATGTTACAGCACAGTATGCAATGCTATTGCAAACAGGAAGAAGTATACATAGACATTTTCTGTCGGCGCGTTATTTGAGCGGTATTTGTATTTCTGTTGAGCATAAGCGGTACGCGAGTGGAGCATTTATATGGGCCGTGAGCAACTCAACGGAACGTACATTCATAGGGCAGAATATTGAGCGGAGCATCACACATTGAGTGGTGTGCACTGAATACTGCCGGACTGCGCGGCAGATATTTTCGGCCGTTTATCTCTTTcgaatttctataaaaatcggCTGTACACTAGCCTTGCTGCACCCCCCTTGTCATAACTCCGTGCCccccagtttgggaaccactgaacTAAATGAACATTAtctataaattgttgttctgaaagttctcctttaagaatgtGTCAATTAATGTAGACTGTCGTTCTAATTACtttgtgtaataataaatataaacatattttggtttacaaactgtgtCGTTTTAATCAGTTAGTGACGTTATTGTTTTGGAAAGGAAAAAAAGGGAAAGATGGTGACGTGTGGCGACCCATATtctgaatttgtgctctgcatttaacccatccaagtgtatacacacacagtagtgagtagtgaacaaacacccggagcagtgggcagccatattgctattgctgtggcacccagggagcagttgctccagggactcacctcagttttggtattgagggtggagagagcgccagttattcactcccccaaccttcaatccctgccaaaCCTGGGACTCCAACCTGCAACCTTTCgattacaagcccgactccttacccattaggccacggctgccgcGTTACGttaagtgtttacagtttaacagctaAACTTTAGCAGTGGGCACAGTTTACTTGCGTAAGtcttaaacaaaatgttttatgtcattattttaagaacagaTTGGAGCATTATAGTATTGTTTTGGTGTCATGCTTTGTCAATG carries:
- the LOC127160888 gene encoding gastrula zinc finger protein XlCGF8.2DB, which translates into the protein MVFIKEESEDMKIEEAFKHEETEEKHEETEEQTEFMSLKKEIQEFDEKEDKDHDFITGEMPFRCSQTEKTEIRAHKTAKRGYFTCQQCGKCFKRSGNLNSHMRIHTGEKPYTFLQCGLSFTLKETLRMHMKVHTGEKPFTCKLCGKSFNRKSSLRNHLKIHSEEKPYTCSQCGKRFTHKQHLDVHMRIHTGESPFTCQQCGKSFTQKGTLNRHMGIHTGKKPFSCQLCRRSFTRKIVLERHVRIHTGEKPYTCGQCGKSFCQHGNLIVHMRIHNGENPFICHQCGRSFNHKGSHNRHMRTHTGERP